The proteins below are encoded in one region of Asticcacaulis excentricus CB 48:
- a CDS encoding ngn domain-containing protein, producing the protein MKKQAAATYREEALRAAGESRAWLIVTTYAKKEAVVLSQLKGIGYEGYRPMIAKRRKIAGQEAPVLVPLALYPNYVFVRALEGRSPLSLFGLQGLACVHERAVLDAVVQAHRAKEADGFLPFKNEGKAFRRGDRIKTLGGLLEVVLSDPIDTNRCAALSSFMNGSSRLIVGLDRAAGL; encoded by the coding sequence ATGAAAAAGCAAGCCGCCGCCACCTACCGGGAAGAAGCCCTCCGCGCCGCCGGAGAGAGCCGGGCGTGGCTCATCGTAACCACCTATGCCAAAAAAGAGGCCGTAGTGTTGTCGCAACTGAAGGGTATCGGATACGAAGGCTACCGACCGATGATCGCCAAGCGCCGGAAGATCGCGGGGCAGGAAGCGCCGGTGCTGGTGCCGCTCGCCCTATATCCGAACTATGTGTTTGTCCGTGCGCTGGAAGGCCGCTCGCCTCTTTCGCTCTTCGGTCTTCAGGGGCTGGCTTGCGTCCACGAGCGGGCCGTTCTCGACGCCGTAGTCCAGGCGCACCGTGCCAAAGAGGCTGATGGCTTCCTCCCATTCAAAAACGAAGGGAAAGCTTTCCGCCGTGGTGATCGCATCAAGACGCTAGGCGGGCTGTTAGAGGTGGTTCTATCAGACCCTATTGACACGAATCGGTGCGCTGCCTTATCCAGCTTCATGAACGGCTCCTCTCGATTGATTGTAGGGCTGGATCGGGCGGCTGGTCTGTGA
- a CDS encoding HNH endonuclease: protein MSRPRGGPWRKWYNTAKWADLKQEAHTRDLYTCQMCGRICGGKYPAPDSPTADHKEPHRGSEALFFDINNIQTLCKSPCHDKVKQADEQASVNERGIWY from the coding sequence ATGTCACGTCCACGCGGCGGCCCTTGGCGCAAGTGGTACAACACAGCCAAATGGGCTGATCTGAAACAAGAGGCGCACACCCGGGACCTTTACACCTGCCAGATGTGCGGCCGCATATGCGGCGGCAAATACCCCGCGCCTGACAGCCCAACGGCTGACCACAAAGAGCCGCATAGAGGCAGTGAAGCCCTGTTCTTTGACATCAACAACATCCAGACGCTGTGCAAGTCGCCCTGCCACGACAAGGTAAAGCAGGCTGACGAACAGGCCAGCGTGAATGAGAGAGGCATCTGGTACTGA
- a CDS encoding terminase TerL endonuclease subunit: protein MWDLSCPDWEDRIRNGRSLIPDLPLNAAEAEMAVAIFGQLQLPDVPDQPKMVDACGPWFIELVRVVFGSWFPDVRKRMIRDFFAMLPKGQSKTTYSAGLMITGMIMNRRPNAEALFVAPTQRIADTAYEKAAGMIEASSDLKRRFRTRDHQKKIEDLSNGSELCVKTFDVNILTGAILFMAMVDELHLLGKNQHTTKVLRQIRGGLEKTPEGLLLFTTTQSDEQPVGAFKSELKLAKRIRDGHMRDRIIRPMLPILYEFPPDIAAEEQLWSNPENWSMVMPNLGRSVHLDSLVEDWHSEKEKGIAEVKIWASQHLNIEIGVGISDDGWRGADYWEEQADPTLTLQEVIRRSEVCTIGIDGGGLDDLLGISVMGRERETRKWLMWNHAFANPSVKEIRKDIVANLEDFEEEGSLTFAKVPNDVELLVDIVVQVYEAGLLPKEKGIGIDPNNIAAIIEELLRRGIPDELIFRLRQGVALAPALFGLERKLSDGTLIHSGLTLMNWCVGNAKVIITGNSPMITKQISGRAKIDPLVASFCATILLSWNPEAFGRSVYEDDDDIFI, encoded by the coding sequence ATGTGGGATTTGAGTTGTCCAGATTGGGAAGACCGAATTCGCAATGGTCGGTCGCTCATTCCCGATCTACCGCTGAATGCAGCTGAAGCTGAGATGGCCGTAGCGATCTTCGGGCAGCTCCAGTTGCCGGACGTACCGGACCAGCCGAAAATGGTCGATGCCTGCGGGCCTTGGTTCATCGAACTGGTGAGGGTCGTATTCGGGTCGTGGTTCCCCGATGTTCGAAAGCGGATGATCCGCGACTTCTTTGCCATGCTCCCTAAGGGGCAATCCAAAACGACCTATTCAGCCGGTTTGATGATCACAGGTATGATCATGAACCGCCGACCCAACGCCGAAGCGCTGTTCGTGGCCCCGACTCAGCGCATCGCTGACACCGCGTATGAAAAAGCGGCGGGGATGATCGAGGCCTCGAGCGACCTGAAGCGCCGGTTCCGGACACGGGACCACCAGAAGAAAATTGAGGATCTGTCCAACGGCTCCGAGCTGTGCGTGAAGACCTTCGATGTCAACATTCTCACCGGTGCCATCCTGTTCATGGCGATGGTCGATGAGCTTCACCTGCTCGGCAAAAACCAACACACCACAAAGGTGCTGCGCCAAATCCGGGGGGGGCTCGAAAAAACCCCTGAAGGGCTGCTGCTTTTTACGACGACGCAAAGCGATGAGCAGCCGGTTGGTGCGTTCAAATCGGAGCTGAAGCTGGCCAAGCGGATCCGCGATGGCCACATGCGCGACCGAATCATCCGGCCGATGTTGCCGATTCTGTATGAGTTTCCACCGGATATCGCAGCTGAAGAGCAGCTGTGGTCAAACCCGGAAAACTGGTCGATGGTTATGCCGAACCTTGGCCGATCGGTGCACCTCGACAGTCTTGTCGAGGACTGGCACTCGGAAAAAGAAAAGGGCATTGCCGAGGTCAAAATCTGGGCCTCTCAGCACCTCAATATCGAAATCGGTGTCGGTATTTCTGATGATGGTTGGCGTGGCGCTGATTATTGGGAAGAGCAGGCCGATCCGACCCTTACCCTGCAAGAGGTCATACGGCGTTCCGAGGTCTGCACGATCGGTATCGACGGTGGCGGTCTGGATGATTTGCTCGGTATTTCCGTCATGGGCCGAGAGCGTGAAACCCGGAAGTGGCTTATGTGGAACCACGCCTTCGCCAACCCGAGTGTAAAGGAGATCCGCAAGGATATCGTCGCCAATCTCGAAGATTTCGAGGAAGAGGGTTCTCTGACGTTCGCCAAGGTCCCTAATGATGTTGAGCTGCTCGTTGATATCGTGGTGCAGGTCTACGAGGCCGGGCTTCTGCCGAAAGAAAAAGGTATCGGCATCGACCCCAACAACATCGCAGCTATCATTGAAGAGCTGCTGCGTCGGGGCATACCGGATGAGCTGATATTTCGGCTGCGGCAAGGTGTGGCGCTGGCACCGGCTTTGTTCGGTCTCGAGCGCAAGCTGAGTGATGGTACGCTGATCCACAGTGGCCTGACCCTAATGAATTGGTGCGTCGGTAATGCCAAGGTGATCATCACCGGCAACTCGCCGATGATCACGAAGCAGATTTCTGGCCGGGCAAAGATCGACCCGCTGGTCGCCTCTTTCTGCGCCACCATCCTCCTGAGTTGGAACCCTGAAGCCTTTGGCCGGTCGGTCTATGAAGACGACGACGATATCTTTATTTAA
- a CDS encoding phage portal protein, whose translation MNLLSFFGLEGMFGADLGSGLQPQAAYDDGGRVFRGLDDPDLEEYIRADQNGSGSKQALFNTAVFRAVDVTSAVIAALPFRPMQTRPDGEIIEAIDHPLFEILNDQPNHFQTAPEFKQWMQMRALVDGDGLARIVKTGSGRISGLLPLDDVTATLEGGSPVYRGPRSTIPADEIFHLRGLSWNGLNGLSRIRQAARAINLAKDAEDAAVNIFRNNMAAGGVLSHPGKLSDDARGKLRKRMENRTGIANAGKWLVLQEGMTATPWQQSGRESQQIERSKHQVEEVSRVFGVPRPLMMMDDTSWGSGIEQLGIFFVTYALMPWFTAWEKRGRMSLLTPKDRKTIHLDFDESELLRGSMKDQAEFFSKAIGGPGTKGWKTANEIRRLTGDGRHKDGDTLATGQGNLNVPPKTPSS comes from the coding sequence GTGAACTTACTCAGCTTCTTCGGCCTAGAAGGGATGTTCGGGGCCGATCTGGGCTCGGGCCTCCAGCCACAGGCGGCGTATGATGATGGCGGCCGGGTGTTTCGCGGTCTGGATGATCCAGACCTGGAAGAATACATCCGCGCGGACCAGAATGGCTCTGGCTCGAAGCAGGCGCTGTTCAACACAGCTGTTTTCCGCGCAGTTGATGTCACTTCAGCTGTGATTGCCGCATTGCCGTTCCGGCCCATGCAAACCCGGCCCGACGGCGAAATCATTGAGGCTATCGACCACCCGCTATTCGAGATCCTCAATGATCAGCCCAATCATTTTCAGACCGCGCCTGAGTTCAAGCAATGGATGCAGATGCGGGCGCTGGTGGATGGCGACGGTTTGGCCCGAATCGTCAAGACCGGAAGTGGCCGGATCAGCGGCTTGCTTCCGCTAGATGATGTAACGGCGACCCTCGAAGGGGGCTCGCCAGTGTACCGAGGGCCGCGTAGCACTATCCCAGCAGATGAAATCTTCCATCTTCGGGGCCTGTCGTGGAATGGGTTGAACGGTCTGAGCCGCATCCGGCAGGCGGCGAGAGCGATCAATCTTGCCAAGGACGCCGAAGACGCGGCGGTGAACATCTTCCGCAACAACATGGCGGCGGGGGGCGTTCTATCACATCCCGGTAAGCTGTCCGATGACGCGCGAGGCAAGCTCCGTAAGCGCATGGAGAACCGAACCGGCATCGCTAACGCCGGGAAATGGCTGGTCCTACAGGAAGGCATGACGGCCACGCCGTGGCAGCAGTCGGGGCGCGAAAGCCAGCAAATCGAGCGCTCCAAGCATCAGGTCGAAGAGGTTTCGCGCGTTTTTGGCGTGCCCCGGCCGCTGATGATGATGGATGACACCTCGTGGGGCTCGGGTATCGAGCAGCTCGGGATATTCTTCGTCACATACGCCCTCATGCCGTGGTTCACGGCTTGGGAAAAGCGTGGTCGGATGTCTCTGCTCACGCCGAAAGACCGCAAAACCATCCATCTCGATTTTGACGAAAGCGAGCTGCTGCGCGGCTCGATGAAGGATCAGGCCGAGTTCTTCTCAAAAGCCATCGGTGGCCCCGGCACAAAGGGCTGGAAGACGGCCAACGAAATCCGCCGCCTGACCGGCGACGGCCGACACAAAGACGGCGACACCCTCGCAACCGGACAAGGAAACCTGAATGTCCCTCCGAAAACTCCCTCAAGTTAA
- a CDS encoding head maturation protease, ClpP-related: protein MSLRKLPQVKAFNRPDHYDWDVPSDVLAKWTPQAAENEGDATISIYDYIGYDYWDGGGFTAARAAAALRSIGPNPVEVRINSGGGDMFEGLAIYNLFREHPAKVTVKVMGMAASAASIIAMSADELVMATGSFLMIHNAWGVVVGNRNEMRAAAETFDEFDLAMAEIYQHRSNIDLADIQAMMDKETWLRASEAVKQGFADGTTDDPAPSEANARAQLNARQRLDHILSDAKMPRSERRRLLREATGTQDAAAATTRNAGDDLDAAMSALLASI, encoded by the coding sequence ATGTCCCTCCGAAAACTCCCTCAAGTTAAGGCGTTCAATCGCCCTGACCACTATGATTGGGATGTCCCTAGCGATGTTCTCGCCAAGTGGACACCTCAGGCCGCCGAGAACGAAGGCGACGCCACCATCTCGATCTATGACTATATCGGTTATGATTATTGGGATGGTGGCGGCTTCACGGCCGCCCGCGCAGCAGCTGCTCTGCGGTCGATCGGCCCTAACCCCGTCGAAGTCCGCATTAATTCGGGCGGCGGCGATATGTTCGAAGGCCTCGCGATCTATAACTTGTTCCGCGAGCATCCAGCCAAGGTCACCGTTAAGGTTATGGGCATGGCGGCGTCCGCTGCCTCGATCATCGCTATGTCGGCCGACGAACTGGTCATGGCCACCGGCTCGTTTCTCATGATCCACAATGCGTGGGGCGTCGTCGTCGGCAACCGCAACGAAATGCGGGCGGCGGCTGAAACGTTTGACGAATTCGACCTGGCTATGGCCGAGATCTACCAGCACCGCTCCAACATCGATCTCGCCGACATACAGGCGATGATGGACAAGGAGACGTGGTTGAGAGCGTCCGAAGCCGTGAAGCAGGGCTTCGCGGACGGCACAACCGACGATCCGGCTCCCTCCGAAGCGAACGCCCGCGCGCAGCTCAATGCGCGCCAGCGTCTCGACCACATCCTTTCCGATGCGAAGATGCCGCGTTCCGAGCGTCGTCGTCTGCTGAGGGAGGCAACCGGCACGCAAGACGCTGCCGCTGCGACCACGCGTAACGCTGGCGACGACTTAGATGCCGCAATGTCCGCATTGCTGGCGTCGATCTAA
- a CDS encoding phage major capsid protein, with the protein MHKTKSLIAASAAVCALSAARSSEVTPPRVRGILAVRADTPADKVAQIQAAWAEFKATAEADAKAKDALHAEKMAKLEDVLATTQKDLDALNLKMAAASGAGGVSSVDANAHREAFNTYFREGTGEHALGDLSVKAGLTTQSKPDGGYLVPTEMENTIDRVLGTVSVMRQLATVRPIGTSTYSKLVGQGGTTSGWVGEEDTRTETNTPNLRELEFTVMEIYAEPYATQTMLDDGRINIEQWLADEVQIEFAEKEGAAYVKGSGVKRPRGFTTYENVPNDSYSWGKIGYVKTGAADKFATSAPADVFVDAYYALKAGYRNAANWLISDGVMGAVRKMKDGQGNYLWAPPTGAGKPATILEKAVYTDDNMDPLGANKFPIAFGDFKRGYLILDRVGIRVLRNPYKVNGKVAFYTTKRVGGGVQNFEAIKLVKCEA; encoded by the coding sequence ATGCACAAAACCAAGTCGCTCATCGCGGCCAGCGCGGCCGTGTGCGCTCTCTCCGCTGCCCGTTCTTCGGAAGTCACCCCGCCGCGCGTACGTGGCATTTTGGCGGTTCGCGCCGACACCCCGGCCGATAAGGTCGCGCAAATTCAGGCCGCGTGGGCTGAATTCAAGGCCACCGCCGAGGCCGACGCCAAGGCCAAAGATGCCCTTCACGCCGAGAAGATGGCCAAGCTCGAAGACGTTCTGGCCACCACGCAGAAGGATCTCGATGCACTAAACCTCAAGATGGCCGCCGCTTCTGGCGCGGGTGGCGTCTCGTCCGTAGACGCGAACGCTCACCGCGAAGCGTTCAACACCTATTTCCGCGAAGGCACAGGCGAGCATGCGCTTGGTGACCTGTCCGTCAAGGCTGGCCTGACCACGCAGTCGAAGCCGGACGGCGGTTATCTGGTCCCGACCGAAATGGAAAACACCATCGATCGCGTTCTCGGTACGGTCTCGGTTATGCGCCAGCTCGCGACGGTCCGCCCGATCGGCACGTCAACCTATTCTAAGCTGGTCGGCCAAGGCGGAACCACTTCGGGCTGGGTTGGCGAGGAAGACACCCGAACCGAGACCAATACGCCGAACCTCCGCGAGCTGGAGTTCACCGTCATGGAAATCTACGCAGAGCCCTATGCTACGCAAACCATGCTGGACGATGGTCGCATCAACATCGAGCAGTGGCTTGCCGATGAGGTCCAGATTGAATTTGCCGAAAAAGAAGGCGCTGCGTACGTCAAAGGTAGCGGCGTCAAGCGTCCTCGTGGGTTCACCACATATGAAAACGTCCCTAACGATAGCTATTCGTGGGGCAAGATCGGCTACGTGAAGACGGGCGCGGCCGATAAGTTCGCCACTTCGGCACCGGCCGACGTTTTCGTGGATGCCTACTACGCCCTGAAGGCGGGTTACCGCAATGCGGCCAACTGGCTGATCTCGGACGGCGTCATGGGTGCTGTTCGCAAGATGAAGGATGGGCAGGGCAATTACCTGTGGGCTCCGCCAACAGGCGCGGGCAAGCCCGCGACCATTCTGGAAAAGGCGGTCTACACCGACGACAACATGGATCCGTTGGGCGCAAACAAGTTTCCGATTGCCTTCGGTGATTTCAAGCGCGGATACCTGATCCTTGATCGGGTCGGCATCCGCGTCCTGCGCAACCCCTACAAGGTCAACGGCAAGGTGGCGTTCTATACCACCAAGCGTGTCGGTGGCGGCGTCCAAAACTTTGAGGCCATCAAACTGGTTAAGTGCGAGGCCTAA
- a CDS encoding head-tail connector protein, producing MLNVVVLTTGPLFTLSEAKQHLRKDSSEEDVIITGYAMAAAQRVLDYCDLDLVPVGEGPVAVFKTAALLVLGDLYHNREASPSELPTSATNLLDPYRNLGV from the coding sequence ATGCTCAACGTCGTCGTACTTACAACCGGTCCGCTTTTCACGCTGTCGGAAGCCAAACAGCATCTGCGCAAGGATAGTTCAGAGGAGGATGTGATCATCACCGGCTATGCCATGGCAGCCGCTCAACGGGTGCTTGATTACTGCGACCTCGACCTTGTGCCGGTGGGTGAGGGGCCGGTGGCGGTATTTAAAACGGCAGCGCTCTTAGTGCTGGGCGACCTCTACCACAATCGCGAGGCGTCGCCGTCCGAATTGCCGACCAGCGCGACGAACCTGCTCGACCCTTACAGAAACCTCGGCGTCTAA
- a CDS encoding head-tail adaptor protein translates to MAGSGDLSYRLRFEQRGLNDNGDRRGAWAEQFTVWADIDYQRGSETAVGQRIEGKQPASITVMQSPDSKRIAASWRAVRVDTGETFNITSPAVPGRKAGFLNCMGVSGGASG, encoded by the coding sequence ATGGCGGGTTCGGGCGATCTGTCTTACCGCCTTCGGTTTGAACAGAGGGGCCTAAACGACAACGGCGATCGCCGTGGCGCTTGGGCCGAACAATTCACCGTCTGGGCTGATATCGATTATCAGCGCGGATCCGAAACGGCGGTCGGGCAGCGGATCGAAGGCAAACAGCCCGCGTCGATCACGGTCATGCAAAGCCCTGACAGCAAACGCATCGCGGCCTCTTGGCGAGCGGTACGGGTCGATACCGGCGAGACCTTCAATATCACCTCCCCGGCGGTACCGGGCCGAAAAGCCGGGTTCCTCAACTGCATGGGCGTATCGGGAGGGGCTTCAGGGTGA
- a CDS encoding DUF3168 domain-containing protein, whose translation MADIGTEVQKAVEAELRTNTAVSSLFGGTTRIFTNKALPDSVYPHIIIGEDQIVGDDTECSEEDDVTVNVHVWAREETPEEGVLKAKAIAGAIRRALRKQLMLTGFTVDDWTYEGTRHLGDPDGETAHSIVTFTYLTTAD comes from the coding sequence ATGGCGGATATCGGTACCGAGGTCCAGAAGGCCGTTGAGGCCGAGCTGCGCACCAATACGGCGGTCAGCTCGCTATTCGGCGGCACCACGCGGATCTTCACAAACAAAGCGCTGCCTGACAGCGTCTATCCCCACATCATTATCGGCGAAGACCAGATCGTCGGCGATGATACGGAGTGCTCCGAGGAAGACGATGTCACTGTCAACGTCCACGTCTGGGCGCGTGAGGAGACGCCTGAAGAGGGTGTCCTGAAGGCCAAGGCGATCGCGGGGGCTATCCGCCGGGCGTTGCGCAAGCAGCTTATGCTTACTGGCTTCACCGTTGACGATTGGACTTATGAGGGCACGCGCCATCTGGGAGATCCCGACGGCGAAACCGCGCACAGCATCGTCACTTTCACCTATCTAACGACCGCAGACTAA
- a CDS encoding phage tail tube protein has protein sequence MAPPSLTRGVKLLIKIGNGASPTEVFTALCSINAQRGITFNSQTNDETVPDCTDLEKIAWIVREVESLSVEVSGGGKANKPDVPKLFNWWKSGESKNIQIILDDATAANVITFAGAFKLTSFEVTGDRGGKAELTMSLASDGEVTGTFGANVTPS, from the coding sequence ATGGCTCCCCCCTCACTCACGCGTGGCGTGAAACTGCTGATCAAGATCGGCAATGGCGCATCGCCAACTGAAGTGTTTACCGCCCTGTGCTCGATCAATGCGCAGCGCGGCATCACCTTCAACTCACAGACCAATGACGAAACGGTGCCGGACTGTACCGACCTAGAAAAGATCGCTTGGATTGTCCGCGAGGTCGAATCCCTAAGCGTCGAGGTCAGCGGTGGCGGCAAGGCTAACAAGCCGGACGTACCGAAGCTGTTCAACTGGTGGAAATCCGGCGAGAGCAAAAACATCCAGATCATTCTTGATGATGCGACGGCCGCGAACGTCATCACTTTTGCCGGTGCTTTCAAGCTCACCAGCTTTGAGGTTACGGGTGACAGGGGTGGCAAAGCCGAACTGACCATGTCGCTGGCATCGGACGGTGAAGTTACCGGCACCTTCGGCGCGAATGTGACGCCAAGCTAA
- a CDS encoding gene transfer agent family protein: MSRAAEVELSFGGADRLFRLPIGRIRAIQEKCDAGLMELLNRYALGHDRIDDTREVILQGLIGGGMVITEAQKLIEAFFDPPEIPKRQFTHLAQAIVSVALFGVPDEPPGETEAVTA, translated from the coding sequence ATGAGTCGCGCAGCAGAAGTTGAGCTGTCGTTTGGCGGGGCGGACCGTTTGTTCCGCCTCCCCATCGGCCGCATCCGTGCCATTCAGGAAAAGTGTGACGCTGGCCTGATGGAACTCTTAAACCGATATGCGCTCGGACACGACCGCATTGACGACACGCGCGAGGTCATCCTTCAGGGCCTTATAGGCGGAGGAATGGTCATTACAGAGGCTCAAAAGCTGATTGAAGCCTTCTTTGATCCGCCTGAGATCCCGAAGCGCCAGTTTACTCATCTGGCACAGGCTATCGTCTCGGTTGCCCTGTTCGGAGTCCCAGACGAACCGCCGGGGGAGACCGAGGCGGTGACGGCGTAA